The following proteins are co-located in the Paenibacillus sp. JNUCC32 genome:
- a CDS encoding ANTAR domain-containing response regulator: MRSLLVIHHPVPASERSDTAAKALLPEFILRSYGYKIHLARNEKQALAGIMEADGTVLHLPVSSIKPWCSTLEQQKRVPVLWWCSDHAASQSLEACEDDVTIDGLLFPSMKEHELHWTLHFSSKHFYERQQWHDEKTQLLARIEERKWIDMAKGILCEMKQISESEAYDVLRKQAMNERKRMVDVATSIVKLYQLLQETGSGGAKKS, translated from the coding sequence ATGCGTTCATTGCTGGTTATCCACCATCCGGTCCCTGCTTCAGAGCGAAGTGACACAGCTGCCAAGGCGCTTCTTCCGGAATTTATCCTTCGTTCATACGGCTATAAGATCCACCTTGCTCGCAATGAGAAGCAAGCGTTGGCCGGAATCATGGAGGCTGACGGAACGGTTCTCCATCTTCCGGTCTCCTCGATCAAGCCATGGTGCAGTACCCTTGAACAACAAAAGCGCGTGCCGGTTCTGTGGTGGTGCAGCGATCATGCCGCTTCGCAATCTCTCGAAGCATGTGAAGATGATGTTACAATTGATGGACTTTTATTTCCCTCCATGAAGGAGCACGAGCTGCATTGGACGCTTCATTTTAGTTCAAAGCATTTTTACGAACGTCAACAGTGGCATGACGAAAAAACGCAGCTCCTAGCCCGCATTGAAGAACGAAAATGGATTGATATGGCCAAAGGCATTTTATGCGAAATGAAACAAATTTCGGAATCCGAAGCTTACGATGTCCTGCGCAAACAGGCGATGAATGAAAGAAAAAGAATGGTGGACGTCGCCACCTCGATCGTTAAGCTGTATCAATTGCTGCAAGAGACCGGTTCAGGAGGTGCCAAAAAATCATGA
- a CDS encoding anthranilate phosphoribosyltransferase produces the protein MIHLLKEVGRGKRGARDLTYEEALLAAASILGAQATPAQIGAFFIAERIKMESVEELEAFVKVSREYADRSFLHAGIDCAGPYDGRKSSFFSTLATAFVLAAADLPVTLHGTASLPPKWGITLSDILAAKGITGPALAKDSCIRAAKRTGVLYVDAEEWCPPLKHLRPIREELGMRTVLNTAEKFVDYSHSPYLTFGVYHNTVFDRLSRLIMKLDYRKAIIIQGSEGSDELFIHRPTRTYRIENGKASLQIIDPEAYGLDVPVPDIGWTPSEQADATAEVLLGKGDLGFIYQVLLNGAVRLQLADKVSSVEEGIYTCKALLDSGKPWELYSKWLSLLIESDVVSPMGRHASQ, from the coding sequence ATGATCCACTTATTGAAAGAAGTCGGCCGCGGCAAACGCGGCGCTCGGGACCTGACTTACGAGGAAGCGCTTCTGGCTGCAGCATCGATACTAGGTGCACAGGCTACTCCTGCGCAGATCGGCGCCTTTTTCATCGCTGAACGCATCAAGATGGAAAGCGTGGAAGAATTGGAAGCCTTCGTGAAGGTCAGTCGTGAATATGCGGACCGTTCGTTTCTACATGCGGGTATCGACTGCGCAGGTCCTTATGACGGCAGAAAGTCATCTTTTTTCTCGACGCTAGCCACTGCTTTTGTCCTCGCGGCTGCCGATCTCCCTGTTACGCTGCACGGGACTGCATCCCTCCCTCCAAAGTGGGGGATTACCTTGTCCGATATACTCGCGGCGAAAGGAATAACCGGACCGGCATTGGCAAAAGACTCATGCATCCGGGCGGCCAAACGGACGGGCGTATTATATGTAGATGCGGAAGAATGGTGCCCTCCGCTTAAGCACCTTCGCCCGATTCGCGAGGAACTGGGGATGCGGACCGTACTCAACACGGCGGAAAAGTTTGTCGATTATTCCCATTCCCCTTATTTAACCTTCGGCGTATACCATAATACGGTTTTTGACCGGTTAAGCCGACTGATCATGAAACTCGATTACCGTAAAGCGATCATTATTCAAGGCAGTGAAGGCTCCGATGAATTATTCATTCACCGGCCAACGCGGACATACCGGATCGAGAACGGCAAGGCCAGCCTGCAGATCATCGATCCCGAGGCGTACGGACTAGATGTGCCGGTTCCGGACATCGGCTGGACTCCTTCCGAACAAGCTGACGCTACGGCGGAGGTTCTGCTGGGCAAAGGGGACCTCGGATTTATCTACCAGGTGCTGCTGAATGGTGCGGTACGTTTACAGTTGGCGGACAAAGTCAGCTCCGTCGAAGAAGGAATATATACCTGCAAAGCATTGCTGGACTCAGGGAAACCGTGGGAGTTATATAGCAAATGGTTGTCCTTGCTCATAGAATCCGATGTGGTCTCGCCAATGGGAAGGCATGCCTCGCAATGA
- a CDS encoding RNA polymerase sigma factor — MRRVKAGEVDCFEPIVETYKKQIYLYCCRMLGCKQDAQDAVQDIFIKAFTKLYTYEAKVSFSSWLYKIGYHHCLNILRKRRVRMRVSRLIKPAGYADSVEETLERKWFSEPLEYAMTKLSAEERNLLVLRVFEDKPFTEIAQILDKNLSAVKKKYARMKQKVIQLIQEKEGAGLCEIRDSRSKIEF, encoded by the coding sequence GTGAGACGTGTTAAGGCCGGAGAGGTGGATTGTTTCGAGCCTATCGTCGAAACGTACAAAAAACAGATTTACCTATATTGCTGCCGAATGCTCGGCTGCAAGCAGGATGCGCAGGATGCCGTCCAGGATATCTTCATCAAAGCGTTTACCAAGCTTTATACCTATGAAGCCAAAGTTTCATTCTCATCATGGTTATACAAGATTGGATATCATCATTGTCTCAATATTCTTCGTAAGCGACGGGTTCGCATGCGAGTAAGCCGACTGATCAAACCGGCGGGTTATGCTGATAGCGTGGAAGAGACGCTGGAGCGCAAGTGGTTTAGCGAACCGTTGGAATATGCCATGACCAAGCTCTCGGCAGAGGAGCGAAATCTGCTTGTGTTGCGGGTTTTCGAAGATAAACCATTTACGGAGATTGCGCAGATTCTGGATAAGAATCTAAGCGCGGTGAAGAAAAAATATGCTCGAATGAAACAGAAAGTCATCCAACTGATCCAGGAGAAGGAGGGGGCGGGGTTATGCGAGATTCGGGACAGCCGGAGCAAGATCGAATTCTGA
- a CDS encoding GNAT family N-acetyltransferase: protein MKVTVELTDASAKFMINNLYPLYLHDLSEIWEWKPNRYGVFEDDDTRTLYDQNQVFDIWWEKPSVLFPYLIRVEGIPAGFALVATPPYTFGSEFYMNEFFVMKPFRGKHVAENAASQVFRKHAGSWEVQTNATDRNKRAQAFWRKTMHNNVSPSPMQEFVATRDDKEMLIFQFVSSRV, encoded by the coding sequence ATGAAAGTTACCGTGGAGTTAACCGACGCTTCCGCCAAATTTATGATTAACAATCTATATCCGCTATATTTGCATGATTTATCGGAGATATGGGAGTGGAAGCCGAATCGATACGGCGTCTTTGAGGATGACGATACTAGAACCTTATATGACCAGAATCAAGTTTTTGATATATGGTGGGAGAAGCCCTCGGTTTTGTTTCCCTATCTGATTCGAGTGGAAGGTATTCCGGCAGGGTTCGCCCTCGTCGCAACCCCGCCATACACTTTTGGCAGTGAATTTTACATGAATGAGTTTTTTGTTATGAAACCCTTCCGGGGTAAACATGTTGCTGAGAATGCTGCATCGCAAGTGTTCAGGAAGCATGCCGGCAGCTGGGAAGTCCAGACGAATGCCACCGATCGCAATAAGCGGGCTCAGGCATTCTGGAGAAAGACGATGCACAATAATGTTTCGCCCTCTCCCATGCAGGAATTTGTTGCAACGAGGGACGATAAAGAGATGCTGATCTTTCAGTTTGTATCATCGCGGGTGTAA
- a CDS encoding phosphotransferase, giving the protein MSLFPVTYSLLSKQAVGLHIQRNYEIGSVVKIQYFLRGMNDTYAIETDVDKYIFRIYRADRRSRPDIEFELELLRFLSANGISVSEPIPGKDGAYLSGFNVMEGTRYGVLFQYAEGHEMPIHAAADSYRFGESIGHMHKAADQFESRFARERLDMEFLINQPLSIIRSYMKHRLTDCNYLSEMATELKKRISDLKVQGLDWGVCHGDLHGNTNAAWTEDGKLTHYDFDLCGYGWRAYDIAEFRLAREIHSRHDPEEVERLWDAFLRGYCSVRSLSENDLAAVPVFVAVRQLWLFGLCFRDSEFVGIADFDEGFIDSKMQYFKRLEYV; this is encoded by the coding sequence TTGAGTTTATTTCCTGTCACTTACTCGCTTCTGTCCAAACAAGCGGTAGGGTTACATATCCAACGCAATTATGAGATCGGTTCCGTTGTGAAAATTCAGTATTTCTTGCGGGGGATGAACGATACGTACGCAATAGAAACAGATGTTGATAAGTATATCTTCCGTATCTATAGGGCCGATCGAAGAAGCCGGCCTGACATCGAGTTTGAATTGGAATTGCTGCGGTTTCTCAGTGCGAACGGGATCAGCGTGTCAGAGCCCATTCCGGGAAAAGACGGCGCGTACCTTAGTGGATTTAACGTCATGGAGGGAACCCGGTACGGGGTTCTATTTCAATATGCGGAAGGACACGAGATGCCGATTCACGCCGCAGCGGACAGTTACCGGTTCGGTGAATCCATTGGCCATATGCATAAGGCGGCGGATCAATTTGAAAGTCGGTTTGCAAGGGAACGGCTGGATATGGAGTTTCTTATAAATCAGCCTTTATCCATCATCAGATCCTATATGAAGCATCGGTTAACCGATTGTAACTACCTTAGTGAAATGGCAACGGAACTAAAGAAACGAATTTCGGACCTCAAGGTTCAAGGTTTAGATTGGGGCGTGTGCCACGGAGATTTGCACGGCAATACGAATGCTGCATGGACAGAGGACGGAAAGCTGACCCATTATGATTTTGATTTATGCGGTTACGGCTGGAGAGCTTACGATATTGCGGAGTTTAGGCTGGCCAGAGAAATACATAGCAGACATGACCCGGAGGAAGTGGAAAGATTGTGGGACGCCTTTCTGAGAGGGTATTGTAGCGTCAGATCTCTCAGCGAAAATGATCTTGCTGCCGTCCCTGTATTCGTTGCCGTTCGGCAGCTTTGGCTCTTTGGTCTATGTTTTCGCGATTCGGAATTTGTGGGCATTGCCGACTTTGATGAAGGTTTTATAGATAGCAAAATGCAGTATTTCAAGCGTTTGGAATATGTCTAG
- a CDS encoding manganese catalase family protein, producing the protein MYFYKEDLINLIVPDKPDPAAAKVLQETLGGRFGEMRTMMQFFFQSSNFRGKATQYRDLIRGVFLEEISHVELVQHTINQLLTGAGAEGAGNSGMDAAPLNEAIQHANPHHFIMGAQSSLPVDAAGNPWMGNYVYDHGNLVGNLLDNIVLESTGVLQKTRIYEMSTNKAFRETLAFLIVRDNAHQNAFAKALETLGVEWGKIFPVPNYDIHKYPECQKYVDMGFHNAQFNFRLDDTRIGEIFSGQTPSRNGGELQVVQPPEGFPLPVMPELANEHAPGLYDLNH; encoded by the coding sequence ATGTATTTTTATAAAGAGGATCTGATCAACCTGATCGTTCCGGATAAACCAGATCCCGCAGCTGCCAAAGTCCTGCAAGAAACGTTAGGCGGCCGGTTCGGCGAAATGCGGACGATGATGCAGTTTTTCTTTCAGAGCAGCAATTTTCGAGGAAAGGCAACGCAGTACCGCGACTTGATCCGCGGTGTTTTTTTGGAAGAAATCAGCCATGTCGAATTGGTCCAACATACAATCAACCAGCTGCTTACCGGTGCTGGAGCAGAAGGAGCGGGAAACTCCGGGATGGACGCGGCCCCGCTGAACGAAGCGATCCAACATGCGAATCCGCATCATTTTATTATGGGAGCCCAAAGTTCTTTGCCTGTGGACGCCGCCGGAAACCCGTGGATGGGAAATTACGTGTACGATCACGGCAATCTGGTTGGTAATTTGCTCGATAATATTGTACTTGAATCTACGGGAGTGCTTCAAAAAACACGAATTTATGAGATGAGCACGAACAAGGCCTTCCGCGAAACGCTGGCTTTCCTCATCGTACGGGATAATGCACATCAAAATGCTTTTGCAAAAGCGTTGGAGACGCTTGGCGTGGAATGGGGCAAAATATTTCCCGTTCCGAATTATGACATCCATAAATACCCGGAATGTCAGAAATACGTTGATATGGGTTTCCATAACGCTCAGTTCAATTTCAGGTTGGATGACACACGCATCGGCGAAATTTTCAGCGGTCAAACACCTAGCAGAAACGGCGGAGAATTACAAGTGGTTCAACCGCCGGAGGGTTTCCCGTTACCTGTGATGCCGGAGCTGGCCAACGAGCACGCACCTGGTTTATACGATTTAAATCATTAA
- a CDS encoding DUF3231 family protein — protein sequence MGILSGNPKDEPMHYGEIFSVWETSMLAKGMVSCYEAYLNHAGDKDLKKILHDLLDQAKLEIKESDELLTDNGIPPAPGLPERPPVKLEDIPAGARFTDPEIAAKIAADTSLGLVSCSQIMGQSIREDIGALFAKYHLTKTAQGVRILQMNKEKGWLIPPPLQIKRPE from the coding sequence ATGGGTATATTAAGCGGCAACCCTAAGGATGAACCCATGCATTACGGGGAGATTTTTAGCGTTTGGGAAACCTCCATGCTGGCAAAGGGCATGGTTTCCTGCTACGAGGCTTATTTGAATCACGCGGGAGATAAAGACCTAAAAAAAATACTTCATGATCTGCTGGATCAGGCGAAACTCGAGATTAAAGAATCCGACGAGCTGCTAACCGACAACGGAATCCCGCCTGCACCGGGGCTTCCCGAAAGACCCCCTGTCAAACTTGAGGATATTCCGGCTGGCGCAAGATTCACGGATCCGGAAATCGCGGCCAAAATCGCAGCGGATACCTCGCTCGGACTGGTATCATGCAGTCAAATCATGGGACAATCGATCCGGGAGGATATCGGTGCGTTATTCGCTAAATATCATCTCACCAAGACGGCCCAAGGTGTGCGAATCCTTCAGATGAATAAAGAAAAAGGCTGGCTTATTCCGCCGCCGCTTCAAATCAAGAGACCCGAATAA
- a CDS encoding DUF2512 family protein, translated as MDKVLVKLLVHGAMITAIIVGLSNATFASAAIAALGIGVASYLVGDLLILPRTNNMVATIADAGLVLVMLWLISELANWTLEFPVILLIVVLAGIFEYFFHIWLLRDHQPVKKQQA; from the coding sequence ATGGACAAGGTACTGGTTAAGCTATTGGTCCATGGCGCGATGATTACGGCCATCATCGTCGGGCTATCCAATGCCACGTTTGCATCAGCCGCGATTGCCGCGCTGGGAATAGGCGTTGCGTCTTATCTCGTGGGTGACCTATTAATTTTGCCAAGAACCAATAATATGGTTGCAACCATCGCGGACGCAGGACTGGTACTCGTCATGCTGTGGCTTATTAGTGAATTGGCGAACTGGACGCTGGAATTCCCAGTGATTCTACTCATAGTGGTGTTAGCCGGGATCTTTGAATATTTCTTTCACATCTGGCTCCTGCGTGATCATCAGCCTGTCAAGAAGCAGCAGGCTTAG
- a CDS encoding DMT family transporter → MIKLERWKGMLYLMGAFTLAGTSVITAWLLNGKLGTFTITAASLLLALLCMLPFCMKDLRRTVGRLSWGEWGYLFFQALLGMFLFRMLLLHGLLHTSTAEAGILTGTTPAFTVMLAFMFLKESVSGSKLAGILSTVGGILVLQGILTPGLSFKVQHIYGNLLVLCAALSESGFNLLSRIGSVKQTASPNHAMHPVVQTTLVSAIAFLLCLIPAGFEDPVNSLAAIGLREWLALIWYGPIVTAVAFIMWYAGIKRCHGSTAAAFSGMMPFTALLLSVMVLKEPAGWEQWGGGILVVLGMFLIGRQQAISPPSAKQLQSEHGSLAGVRE, encoded by the coding sequence GTGATCAAGTTGGAACGATGGAAAGGGATGCTTTATTTAATGGGGGCTTTCACGCTGGCAGGAACCTCTGTCATCACGGCGTGGCTGTTGAACGGAAAGTTAGGTACGTTTACTATAACGGCGGCCAGCTTATTGCTGGCTCTGTTATGCATGCTTCCTTTTTGCATGAAGGATTTGAGGAGAACGGTTGGCAGGCTGTCATGGGGTGAATGGGGGTATCTGTTTTTTCAGGCGCTCTTGGGTATGTTTCTGTTCCGGATGCTTCTACTGCATGGCCTTCTTCATACTAGCACGGCAGAAGCCGGAATACTCACGGGGACTACGCCCGCTTTTACCGTGATGTTGGCATTCATGTTCCTGAAGGAATCGGTTAGCGGCAGCAAGCTGGCAGGCATTCTCAGCACGGTAGGAGGCATCCTCGTATTACAAGGAATTCTCACGCCCGGCCTTTCTTTCAAGGTGCAGCACATATACGGGAACTTGCTGGTGCTCTGCGCGGCTCTAAGCGAATCCGGCTTTAACCTGCTATCCCGTATCGGTTCGGTGAAGCAAACGGCTTCCCCAAACCATGCCATGCATCCTGTAGTCCAAACGACGCTCGTCTCGGCGATCGCCTTCCTATTATGCTTGATTCCCGCAGGGTTCGAGGATCCTGTCAATTCTTTGGCCGCCATCGGGTTACGAGAATGGCTGGCACTGATATGGTATGGTCCGATCGTTACGGCCGTGGCGTTCATCATGTGGTATGCCGGCATCAAGCGCTGCCATGGTTCAACAGCTGCCGCTTTTTCCGGCATGATGCCTTTCACGGCTCTATTGTTATCTGTCATGGTACTAAAAGAACCCGCAGGATGGGAGCAGTGGGGCGGAGGCATTCTGGTCGTTCTCGGTATGTTCCTCATTGGCAGGCAGCAGGCCATAAGCCCTCCGTCGGCCAAACAGCTTCAGTCGGAACATGGAAGCCTCGCTGGAGTGAGGGAATAG
- a CDS encoding PLP-dependent aminotransferase family protein: protein MWGIKLDRNSEVSLKRQIYLAIRDKIVQGNLPSGEAVPSSRQLARDLNVSRATVNEALDMLNVEGYVVSRQGAPTRVAPGIVLEPPTDAEPRTQKEGPPDFAADFRTGQPELRLFPRYAWQQISSKTLGGMSSALLGYTGPQGLPALRNEIALWLYRSKGLSVDAQDIYITAGATHALSILADLLYRDRQEIWFEDPCNIEMLQTFINKGYCIRPVPVDECGMQTDLLGGKSSGPVYVTPSHQFPLGGILPADRRAALIRYARKNDSYIIEDDYDSEFRYYGDSVSPLYAMDPDRVVYVGTFSKVLFPALRIGYAVVPRQLQQSWGRLRTHTDVQNPPFEQAALAEFLHTRKFDRHIGKMRKIYGERRQVLLSSLHEHFEDDWRSWGDSAGLHLAVEFPGAVFDEAFRQRIRQDRIRITPLDYHSIQKGLHANKLLFGYGHLEPGEIRDGMMLLHAYLKDHGYL from the coding sequence ATGTGGGGAATCAAATTAGATCGGAACAGCGAAGTTTCGCTCAAACGCCAAATTTATTTGGCCATAAGGGATAAGATCGTTCAAGGAAACCTGCCGTCAGGAGAAGCCGTCCCCTCTTCCCGTCAATTGGCCAGAGATCTGAACGTGTCTCGTGCCACGGTCAACGAAGCTCTGGACATGCTGAACGTCGAGGGCTATGTCGTCAGCAGACAAGGAGCGCCGACGCGCGTCGCCCCAGGCATCGTGCTGGAACCTCCGACTGACGCCGAACCGCGGACGCAGAAAGAAGGCCCTCCTGACTTTGCAGCGGATTTTCGTACGGGCCAGCCAGAACTGAGGTTATTCCCGCGGTACGCATGGCAGCAGATTTCATCGAAAACCCTTGGCGGCATGAGCTCCGCCCTGTTGGGTTATACGGGTCCCCAGGGCCTGCCGGCGCTGCGCAATGAAATCGCTTTATGGCTATATCGCAGCAAAGGACTCAGCGTGGATGCCCAGGATATATACATAACGGCAGGCGCGACGCATGCGCTCAGCATCCTTGCCGATTTGCTCTATCGGGACCGTCAGGAGATATGGTTTGAAGATCCTTGCAATATCGAGATGCTGCAGACGTTTATCAATAAAGGGTATTGCATACGTCCAGTTCCCGTGGACGAATGCGGCATGCAAACAGATCTGCTGGGCGGCAAATCAAGTGGTCCCGTGTATGTCACCCCCTCCCACCAATTTCCACTTGGCGGTATCCTGCCGGCCGATCGGCGCGCTGCCCTTATTCGTTACGCCAGAAAGAACGACAGCTATATCATTGAGGACGATTATGACAGCGAGTTCAGATATTACGGGGATTCCGTCTCGCCTTTATATGCCATGGATCCCGATAGGGTGGTCTATGTCGGCACATTCAGCAAGGTTCTATTCCCTGCGCTTCGCATCGGTTACGCGGTGGTTCCCCGTCAGCTTCAACAAAGCTGGGGCCGGTTACGTACCCATACCGATGTGCAGAATCCCCCTTTTGAACAGGCTGCTTTGGCCGAATTTTTACATACCCGGAAATTTGACAGGCATATCGGGAAAATGCGTAAGATCTACGGCGAACGCAGGCAGGTCCTCTTGTCTTCATTACATGAACACTTCGAAGATGATTGGCGTTCTTGGGGAGATTCAGCCGGTTTGCATCTTGCCGTAGAGTTTCCCGGGGCTGTCTTTGACGAGGCTTTCAGGCAGAGGATCAGGCAAGATCGAATACGCATCACGCCGCTGGATTATCACAGCATTCAAAAAGGTCTCCACGCCAACAAGCTGCTGTTTGGCTACGGCCATCTTGAGCCTGGCGAGATCCGTGACGGAATGATGCTCCTGCATGCTTATTTAAAGGATCACGGATACTTATAA
- a CDS encoding FMN-dependent NADH-azoreductase, which yields MEKMLIINAHPKVEAAASVSLQVLQHFVEAYTKWNPAGIIEQVDLYRDHIPAIDYRVLEAWSKQGRGGPLNEEEQQITDRMSVILRQFKDARKYVIAMPLHNFNVPSKLKDYIDNILIARETFRYTKNGSEGLLTDGRSLLVIQASDAIYTNNDWYTEVEYSHKYLTSMFNFMGIMDYQIIRAQGNAILDRSQILEKAFQEAETAAKALAMAKTSNIEPIRSGLAE from the coding sequence ATGGAAAAAATGCTCATTATTAATGCTCATCCGAAGGTGGAAGCAGCCGCCTCTGTCAGTTTACAGGTGCTTCAGCATTTTGTAGAGGCGTACACGAAATGGAATCCAGCAGGGATAATCGAACAGGTAGATTTATACCGCGATCATATACCTGCGATTGACTACAGGGTTCTTGAGGCATGGAGCAAACAGGGAAGAGGGGGGCCGCTTAACGAAGAGGAGCAGCAGATCACGGACCGGATGTCCGTCATCCTGAGGCAGTTTAAGGATGCGCGGAAGTATGTCATAGCCATGCCATTGCACAATTTCAACGTTCCGTCCAAGCTTAAGGATTATATCGACAACATCCTCATCGCGCGGGAGACATTTCGATACACGAAGAACGGTTCGGAAGGTTTGCTAACCGATGGCCGCAGTTTGCTGGTCATTCAGGCAAGTGACGCCATTTACACGAATAATGACTGGTATACCGAGGTGGAATATTCACATAAGTACCTTACATCCATGTTTAATTTCATGGGGATCATGGATTATCAGATCATCCGGGCACAAGGGAATGCCATTCTGGATCGAAGTCAAATTCTGGAGAAGGCTTTTCAGGAAGCCGAAACAGCTGCGAAGGCCTTGGCTATGGCGAAGACTTCGAATATAGAGCCTATACGAAGTGGATTAGCGGAATAG
- a CDS encoding spore germination protein encodes MNLKESLAEYFKANADYFNVEIRLLQYHVQVIGFDSLVDLPQSIASLQTQTSNLTETALPPADLLKILGELVEPDLEEVVTGIKKGHLILLEPLSGACCAVLPISKTVTRSITSPETENTLYGSSSAFLEDINTNIGILRKHCTGSSLHVETYTVGKSHPKSLLLIYQEDKINPRLLQSIQAKIKSGLDQDVHHIQQLEKMLGVNTWSLVTNFNMTELPQNAAHALQQGKAVLMLDRYPFAIIIPSLVMDMFCMKDDHNYPLPFMYLIRFLRILGVLIATIIPGLYVALVSVNPEVLRLQLALSIANSRQEVPYPAFVETLLLLIVLELILEASVRLPKSVGPTITMVGGIILGQAAVSAKLVSNLLIIVLAGTTIASSTVVGFQNSVSVRVFKYLLIILSAIYGMLGLLAGIVVICAYMGHQKSMGIPYLSLPILNQKDERNG; translated from the coding sequence ATGAACCTCAAAGAAAGCCTGGCTGAATATTTCAAAGCGAATGCCGATTATTTCAATGTTGAAATTCGATTGCTGCAATATCATGTCCAGGTGATCGGTTTTGATTCATTGGTGGATCTTCCCCAGAGCATCGCATCGCTTCAAACCCAAACCTCGAATCTAACCGAAACCGCCCTGCCGCCCGCAGATCTGCTTAAAATTTTGGGCGAGCTTGTTGAACCCGATTTGGAAGAGGTTGTGACGGGAATCAAGAAGGGCCACCTGATCCTTCTGGAACCCCTGTCCGGAGCCTGCTGCGCCGTCCTTCCCATATCGAAAACTGTCACCCGCTCCATCACATCTCCCGAAACCGAGAACACATTATACGGCTCCAGCAGCGCCTTTCTGGAAGATATCAATACGAACATCGGCATTCTCCGAAAACATTGCACCGGATCGTCCTTGCACGTGGAAACGTACACCGTCGGAAAAAGTCATCCCAAATCCTTATTGTTAATCTATCAGGAAGACAAGATCAACCCCCGGTTATTACAATCCATTCAAGCAAAAATCAAATCAGGTCTGGATCAGGATGTTCATCATATCCAGCAGCTCGAAAAGATGCTTGGCGTCAACACGTGGTCGCTCGTAACCAACTTCAACATGACGGAACTTCCGCAGAATGCAGCCCACGCCCTTCAGCAGGGCAAGGCCGTGTTAATGCTTGACCGTTATCCGTTCGCAATCATTATCCCCAGCCTTGTCATGGATATGTTCTGCATGAAGGACGATCATAATTATCCCCTCCCCTTCATGTACCTGATCCGATTCTTGAGAATCCTCGGCGTATTGATCGCGACGATAATTCCCGGACTCTATGTTGCCCTGGTATCCGTCAATCCCGAGGTTCTTCGGCTCCAACTGGCCCTCTCGATTGCTAACAGCCGTCAGGAAGTCCCTTATCCCGCCTTTGTCGAGACGCTGCTGCTTCTTATCGTTCTGGAGCTGATCCTGGAAGCCAGCGTCCGTCTACCCAAAAGCGTGGGTCCTACCATTACGATGGTTGGCGGTATTATACTTGGTCAAGCTGCCGTATCCGCCAAACTCGTCAGCAACCTGTTGATTATCGTGCTGGCGGGTACAACCATTGCTTCTTCTACGGTGGTAGGCTTCCAAAACTCCGTATCCGTGCGGGTGTTCAAGTATCTGCTGATCATACTGTCCGCCATCTACGGCATGCTGGGATTGCTTGCTGGAATCGTTGTCATCTGTGCTTATATGGGCCATCAGAAAAGTATGGGGATTCCTTACTTGTCGTTACCAATATTGAATCAGAAGGATGAGCGAAATGGATAA